The Aethina tumida isolate Nest 87 chromosome 6, icAetTumi1.1, whole genome shotgun sequence genome has a segment encoding these proteins:
- the LOC126265820 gene encoding uncharacterized protein LOC126265820, whose translation MQYLRTIRKRALDFVPKANLYGGIPAVTTYNDLPQPQPDWRKHYDADQRLQNAHLLLGVTMLAGTIVVGKMTGMFEFHDDIPECMPEENCYQDYKK comes from the coding sequence ATGCAGTACCTGAGAACGATCCGCAAACGTGCCCTCGATTTCGTGCCCAAGGCCAATTTGTACGGGGGAATACCAGCCGTGACGACCTACAACGATCTGCCGCAGCCGCAGCCCGACTGGCGGAAGCACTACGACGCCGATCAGCGTTTGCAGAACGCACATCTTCTGCTGGGCGTCACCATGCTGGCCGGCACCATCGTCGTAGGTAAGATGACCGGTATGTTCGAGTTCCACGACGACATTCCCGAGTGCATGCCGGAGGAGAATTGCTACCAGGACTACAAGAAATGA